The Thermosynechococcus sp. CL-1 genomic interval ACGCACTACCACAATCATATCCCACCCTGCGGCGATCTGCGGTAAGAGTGGGTGGATCACCCGTCGCCATTGCCGCTTCAAACGGTTGCGATCAACGGCTCGCTTACTCACCTTTTTGCTGACCACAATGCCCAGCCGTGGTGCCGCCTTGACGGCTTGGGGCGCCAGCCAAAGAACGGCCAGTTTGCCGTGGTGGGCAGTTTTGTGTTGATAGACGCGGTCAAAATCATGGCGATCGCGCAGGCGATGTTGAGGAGGCAACACTAGACGGCCAGCCGTGCCCGCCCTTTACGCCGCCGTGCCTTAATCACGTTCTGACCGGATTTGGTACGCATGCGCGCCCGGAACCCAGAGGTGCGTTTACGTTTGCGGACAGTGCCGCCCAGTGTACGTTGCGTCATAGCTGTTGCAGTTATGATGGTTGATCA includes:
- the rpmH gene encoding 50S ribosomal protein L34 encodes the protein MTQRTLGGTVRKRKRTSGFRARMRTKSGQNVIKARRRKGRARLAV